CACCAGCAACGCATGGCACAGGCCGATCAGCAGCAGCCCGCCACTGCGGCGCAGGTAGAAGGTCGTGAAGTCGCGGCGCGCCGCTTCGGCACGTTGCGCCATGATCGCAAAGCCGGCGCCGAACAGCAGCGAGAACAGGGTGAAGAACTTGCCCTGCACCAGCACGTAGACGGCGGCATCAACCCAGTAGTCCAGCCCCTGCCAGTGCGGGTCGATGCCGGTGAAGGCCAGGTCCAGCGGGCCGCTCAGCGCTTCCATGTTCATCAACAGGATGCCCAGCAGCGCCACTCCGCGCAGGATGTCGATGACTTCGATGCGGTCGCCGGCAGCCACCGGCTGCAGCGTGGGGGAAACAGGCTTCACGGGCGACTCGCTTGGCAGGGCGGACAGTATGCCGCCGCAGCACGCAGGCCGCCCGGCATTTCGGGGCTGCAGATACGCAACGGCCCGCCGAAGCGGGCCGTTGCCTCAGGCGGTGGCCTGCACTCAGTGCTGGTGGCCGCCGTCGCCGTGCACGTGGCCGTGCTCGAGTTCTGCGGCAGCAGCTTCACGCACGTCGACGATCTCGACCGAGAAGTGCAGGTCCTTGCCGGCCATCGGGTGGTTGAGGTCCACGTCGACCACGCTCATGCCGACCTTTTCAACGGTCACGGCGCGCGGGCCGAAGTTGGTCTGCAGCACGACCTGCTGACCCTTCACCAGGCGGGTTTCACCGAAGTGCTTCTTCGGCACGCGCTGGCTCAGGCCTTCCTTGCGCTCGCCATAGGCGTCGGCGGCCTTCACATCGACCTCGAAGGAGGCGCCGGCTTCCTTGTCGAGCATGGCGGCTTCCAGGCCCGGGATGATGTTGCCGTGGCCGATCAGGATCGCCAGCGGGTCACGGTCCCTGGAGCTCTCGATCGGCTCCTGGCCCTGCTCGGCGACGGTGTAATGGAAGCGGACGACGCGGTCTTTTTCGATCTTCATGCGGAACTCTTGTGCTGAGGCTGCCAGGGCAGACGGGTGGGACGGGTTGTCGCCCGCCAAGTACGCCGCCATCATGACGGCCTTCTGAGGCCGCGCATTATCCGGACATCACGCACATGACGCCAGTTCCGCGCTTGAACCGCTCTGTTGCCCGGGTTGCCGCCGTGCTTGCCCTGGCCCTGCTGGCCGCCTGCGGCGGTGGCAAGGGCACCCGCCCGAGTGCGCCGGCCGCCTCCACCCAGGTCTGGCCGACGGTGGTGCCCAATGACCCGCAGGCGGCCAATGCGGTGTTGATGCGCGCCATCGGGCTGGTCGGAACGCCCTACCGCTACGGCGGCAACACCCCCGAGTCGGGCTTTGACTGCAGCGGGCTGGTGGCCTACGTGTACCGGGAAATGCTGGACCTGAAGCTGCCCCGGACCTCGCGCGACCTGGCGGCGGTGCAGGGGCCGAAGATCGATCCGCAGCGGCTGGCACCGGGCGATCTGGTGTTCTTCGGCGACCGCGGCAACGTCTTCCACGTCGGCATCTACGTGGGCGAAGGGCGCTTCGTGCATGCCCCGAGCACCGGCGGAACGGTCCGGCTGGATTCGCTCGGCGGCACCTACTGGAAGCAGCACTACACAGGCGCGAAACGTGTCCTTCACTGAAATGAACAGGGCAAAGGTCTAAAAATGTGACCTGTATCACGTTCATATAAACGAAACTTTAACGAAATTTGTACCAAATCACACGTCTTACACGGCATCATCACCCATCGTTTTTATTCAGTGACCGCCGCGTGACGACAGCCGACCTGACGTGCCAAGGCCAGACCGCCACTTTCCGGCGCACTGCCCGCCCCGCTCTTATCGCTTTCGCCCTCTGCCTGGCCAGCCTTCCGGCCTGGGCGCAGACGGCACCGACGACCACCGTCGATGCTGCTCCGGTTGCCACCGTAGCCGCCACCGAGATCCCCGCCGCCGCCAAGCCCAAGGCTGACGCGCCGGCCCGCAGCAAGGCCGATGCCGCTGCCAGTGCCACCCTCGCCGCCCTGCTTCCGCACCTGGCGGCCAACGACACCATTCCGCTCATGGACCGCTCAGCGATGTTCGCCGGCGACCTGAGCCGCCTGCTGGCCAACTACGATGCCAGCTCCGGCGCCAATGGCGTCGTGGTCGGTGGCGCCGCCGACAATGGCAAGGTGCAGTCGCTGCTGCGCCGTGCGATGACGCTGCTGGGCACCCCGTACCGTTGGGGCGGCACCTCGCCGGACAGCGGTTTCGACTGCAGCGGCCTGGTCGGCTACGTGTTCAAGACCGCGCTGGGCATCGACCTGCCGCGCGTCTCGCGTGAAATGGCCCATGACGGCGAAGCCGAGCTGATCAACGACCGCAACGCGCTGGCGGCCGGTGACCTGGTGTTCTTCGGCCGCAGGGGTCGGGTCGACCACGTGGGCATCTACGTGGGCGAGGGCCGCTTCCTGCACGCCCCCAGCACCGGCAAGGACGTCCGCGTGGACAGCCTGGTCTCGGGCTACTGGAGCGGCAAGTTCATGCAGGCCCGCCGCGTCGAGCTCTGAGCCGGCCGGCCCGCCCCGCCGCCTGAAGGCCGCTGCCCCGTGCAGCGGCCTTTTTCGTTATGGGCGCCGGTGGCCGGTAACGGGGGCAACCGGCGTTGTCCCTACTGTCGTTCGAGCAATTCCAAGTGCGTGCGACCAGCCCAGGCCGGCTTCGGCAGGGGTTGTTGACTCCGGCGTGGGGCGGCTCGCCGGGGTCACGCCGACCAGTAGACACCGCCCGGGATCTTTCCAGTAAAGGTGACGCATGGCGGCAGTCCCTGAATTTCCGGCCCGGTGTGTGATCTGGTTTGGGCAACCACACGCGGCCGAGCGCGCCGCATTGGCAGCGGAAGGGTGGCAGGTGCGCGGGGTGGCCAGCGATGCATGCGTGGCCATCGGCATGCGCGGCAGCGACGTGGTGGTCGGGCTGCTGGACCTGCGCGGGGCGGCCCCCGGCAACGTGGAGCACCTGCAGGCGCTGCTGGAGCAGCACCGGCACATGCGCGTGCTGGCGATCCTGCCGCCCGGGCCCTACCCCACGCCGCCGCCGCTGCAGTCGCTGCTGGCGGGGTGTGTGGAGACGTTCACGGCGCCGCTGGATCTCTCCAGCCTGGTGCAGCGGCTGCAGCACCTGGCGGACGGCGACGAGACGCGTTCGCCAGCCGGTGCGCAGGCGCTGGTCGGGAACAGTGCGGTGCTGCAGGTGGCACGGGCGGCGTTGCGCAAGTTCGCGCCGGTGGAACTGCCGGTGCTGGTCACGGGCGAAACGGGCACGGGCAAGGAGCTGGCGGCGCAGGCACTGCACGCGCTGTCACCGCGCCATGCGCGGCCATTCCTGGCGGTGAACTGCGGGGCGATTCCGGCGGCGCTGGTGCAGTCGGAACTGTTCGGGCATGAGCGCGGGGCGTTCACCGGTGCGGCGACGCGTCGGCTGGGCCTGTTCGAGACGGCCAGCGGGGGCACGGTGTTCCTTGACGAGATCGGCGACCTGCCGCTGGATGCGCAGACGAACCTGTTGCGGGTGCTGCAGGAAGGCACGATCGAGCGGGTGGGCAGCAATCATCCGCTGGCGGTGGATGTACGGGTAGTGGCGGCAACGCACGTCGATCTGGAGCAGGCGGTGGAGCGCGGGCAGTTCCGCCGCGATCTGTTCTACCGGCTCAATGTGCTGCGCTTGCCGATGCCGGCGCTGCGCGACCGCGGCAGCGACATCGTGCTGCTGGCGGAGCATTTCCTGGCCAGTTTCCGCCGCCGGCACGTGACGCGCGCGCGCGGATTCACGACGGAAGCGGCGCAGGCGCTGCTGCGGTTCAACTGGCCGGGCAATGTGCGCGAGCTGTTGAACCGGGTGCAGCGGGCGGCGATCGTGAGCGAGGCCGAGCTGATCAACGTGGCCGATCTGGAACTGCTGCCACCGCAGGTGGAGATGCCGCAGCGGCTGCTGCACGATGCGCGCCAGGCGGCCGAGCGCGACGCCTTGTTGCAGGCCCTGCGCGATAACGCGTTCAACATCACTGCCTGCGCCCGAACGATGCAGGTGTCTCGTGTGACCGTGTATCGCCTCTGCCGCAAGCATCAACTCGCTCTGCCTGAGTTGCGCTAACGTCAAACGCCTTGGTTTGCGAACGTACGGGCTTTGGGCCGGCGGGTGCGGGTTTGCGGGACACGCCGCAAGTACGTCCGTGTACGTTCGCGCCATCCATGGCGCTCTACGGTCCCGCAAACCCGCCCCCGCCGACCCTTCGACATCGGGTCGGTGGCCATGGGAAAAGCTGGGGCTTCGCTGACGCCGGCCGTTGGTCGGCCCTCTGCATTGCCGGCCCTCCGCATTGCCGGCCCTCCGCATTGCCGGCTGCGGTAGGTATCGACCGTTGGTCGATACGCGCGCTACAGGATGTACGGCACCTTGAATGCCAGGGTGAAGTCCGGCGAATCCGGCGTCAGGCCGATCCCCAGCAGGCTCACGATCGTGGTGTTCTGGTTGAGTGCGTAGGTGATGCCCAGGTTGAGCGTGGCCGCGTTGGCGTCGCTGCCGACGATCTTGACCCACTGCCCGCCCTTGAAGCGGGTGGAGGCGCGGGCGCTGAGCTTGTCGCTGAAGGAGATGCTCAGGCTGGTGCGTTCGTTGAAGGCGAACGCCACGCCGGCGCCGAAGTAATACGAGCCGCCGAGTTTGACGTCACCGGGGTTGACGGTATCGGGGTTGGCGTCGAGGTCGTCGAAGCTGTTTTCGAACGAATGGATGTAGCCGATGTTGGCGAACAGGATGGCCGGGTCGGCGGTCTTGACCGCCGAGAGGCCGACGTTGGCCTGCCAGACGCCGTTGCCGGTGGGTTGCTGTTCGGGCACGGCGAAGCGGATGAAGTCGTCGTCGTCGCGCTCGAGTA
This is a stretch of genomic DNA from Stenotrophomonas rhizophila. It encodes these proteins:
- a CDS encoding FKBP-type peptidyl-prolyl cis-trans isomerase — encoded protein: MKIEKDRVVRFHYTVAEQGQEPIESSRDRDPLAILIGHGNIIPGLEAAMLDKEAGASFEVDVKAADAYGERKEGLSQRVPKKHFGETRLVKGQQVVLQTNFGPRAVTVEKVGMSVVDVDLNHPMAGKDLHFSVEIVDVREAAAAELEHGHVHGDGGHQH
- a CDS encoding sigma-54 interaction domain-containing protein, with amino-acid sequence MAAVPEFPARCVIWFGQPHAAERAALAAEGWQVRGVASDACVAIGMRGSDVVVGLLDLRGAAPGNVEHLQALLEQHRHMRVLAILPPGPYPTPPPLQSLLAGCVETFTAPLDLSSLVQRLQHLADGDETRSPAGAQALVGNSAVLQVARAALRKFAPVELPVLVTGETGTGKELAAQALHALSPRHARPFLAVNCGAIPAALVQSELFGHERGAFTGAATRRLGLFETASGGTVFLDEIGDLPLDAQTNLLRVLQEGTIERVGSNHPLAVDVRVVAATHVDLEQAVERGQFRRDLFYRLNVLRLPMPALRDRGSDIVLLAEHFLASFRRRHVTRARGFTTEAAQALLRFNWPGNVRELLNRVQRAAIVSEAELINVADLELLPPQVEMPQRLLHDARQAAERDALLQALRDNAFNITACARTMQVSRVTVYRLCRKHQLALPELR
- a CDS encoding C40 family peptidase, whose translation is MTTADLTCQGQTATFRRTARPALIAFALCLASLPAWAQTAPTTTVDAAPVATVAATEIPAAAKPKADAPARSKADAAASATLAALLPHLAANDTIPLMDRSAMFAGDLSRLLANYDASSGANGVVVGGAADNGKVQSLLRRAMTLLGTPYRWGGTSPDSGFDCSGLVGYVFKTALGIDLPRVSREMAHDGEAELINDRNALAAGDLVFFGRRGRVDHVGIYVGEGRFLHAPSTGKDVRVDSLVSGYWSGKFMQARRVEL
- a CDS encoding C40 family peptidase, with the translated sequence MTPVPRLNRSVARVAAVLALALLAACGGGKGTRPSAPAASTQVWPTVVPNDPQAANAVLMRAIGLVGTPYRYGGNTPESGFDCSGLVAYVYREMLDLKLPRTSRDLAAVQGPKIDPQRLAPGDLVFFGDRGNVFHVGIYVGEGRFVHAPSTGGTVRLDSLGGTYWKQHYTGAKRVLH